The sequence GTTCACTCGGCGCGAACGGAGTGAGCGCCGAGGTCTTTTTCGCCCACGTTTTTCAAGGAGTGGTTCCGCAGCGAGCCGGAGGCTCGCGAGGAAACCCGACGCAGAAAAAGGTGGTAGACTAGTCCACGATCACTTCGACCGGTTCCTCCTCGTCGTCATCGTCCTCGAACTCGTCGTCCTCGCCGCGCCGTTGCTGGAAAAAGAGTGCGCCGGCGACTCCGAGCACGACCCAGGAGCGCCAGTTGGCGAGGTTGAGGGTGTAACCGATGCCGAATGGCTTCTTGACGAGCATGCCCTCGCCGGGCTGCCAGTACGAGGAGAGCAGCCGCTTGACGCTCGGGCGCTCGAAGTTGTACGGGATGCCGAACAGTTCTCCCGACGCAGGCTTGTCGTCCATACTCCGGGGTACGGCAGCCGCGGTTAAGATGGTTTCCCACGGCGGCTCGGGGGTGTTTCGTTCGGAAGGTTCGGGAATGAGAGCCGCGAACAGCAAGAAAGCCCCGACTGG comes from Salinirussus salinus and encodes:
- a CDS encoding DUF5808 domain-containing protein; this translates as MDDKPASGELFGIPYNFERPSVKRLLSSYWQPGEGMLVKKPFGIGYTLNLANWRSWVVLGVAGALFFQQRRGEDDEFEDDDDEEEPVEVIVD